GCCCTTGTGGCGCGCAGCCGATGTGAGGTAAAACTAACACTATCCTCAATGTGAGCGGCCCTGTAGCGGGAGGCGGTTGCGACAATGCGTGGCATTTGCCACACAACGATGAGACGGCGTCCGGCGTTTCTTGCGCTTGCGCTCCTGCTGTATCCGCTGTTCTTTCCTCTCGTCGCCAACTCCCAGGACACCCCGCTCTCGCCCGATGAGGCGCGCCAGACACTCACTGAATGCGATGCGCTCTTTGAATCCCGGCGCGACGAGCCGCCCGTCACCGAAGAGCTCGTGGAACGCTACGAGCTCGTCGCCCAGTGCCTGCCGGGTGACTACGAGGCGCACTGGAAACTAGCCCGCGCTTACTGGTGGGCGGCCGAGAGCGCATCCGACTCCGATGAAATGGCGCGGCTCGGGCGCCTGGCCTACGAGACCGGCATCGAAGCCGCCGCACTTGCCGCGGACAAACCCGAGGGCCACTACTACGCCGCCGCCGGCGTCGGCGAGTGGTCGGAGGGGATCGGTATCGTGCGCGCGCTCTGGGAGGGGCTCGAGGACAAGTTTCTCACGGAGCTGCGCGCCGCAGAAAAGCTCTCTCCCGACATTTTCCACGGCGGTCCCGACCGCATCTGGTGCCGTTATTACTACCGGCTTCCCTGGCCCAAGCGCGATCTCGAAAAGAGCGAGGCCCACTGCCGCGCGGCGCTGGAGAAGGGTCCGCGCAGCATCCGGGCTCATTTCTATTTCGCCGACACCCTCAAGGCCCGCGATCGCGATGAGCCGGCTCATGCAATGCTCTCGAAATGTCTCACGATGAAACCCGAAGAGGACTACGACCCGATCGACGGCGCGCTCAACCAGCGGCTCTGCCGCGCGCGCGCAAAGGAGTGGGGCTTTTGAACAAGAGCGCGGAGCAGATCGACCGATACTACTTTGAAAAGCGCGACCAGCCCGGAGGGGCGCAGGAACTGGTGCGCATGTGTCGCGATGCGGTTGCGCACCGGCGCAATGACTTCGGTGCCTGGTGGCGACTCTCGCGGGCGCTCTGGTGGCTGGGCGAGCAGACCGAGGACACCGCCACCAAGCGCGATGCCGGGCGCGAGGGATTTGAAGCCGGAGAGCGGGCCGCGCGCATGGAACCCGAGAAACCAGAGGGCCACTACTGGGCCACCACCTGCGCCGGCGAATGGTCGCTCGGGATCGGTATTCCCGAGGCCATCATCCGCGGCGTCGAGCGCAAATTCCGCGCGCACCTCGAAGCAGCCGGGCGCGCAGACCCGCAGTTCGATCACGGCGGAATCGATCGCATCTGGTGCCGCTACTACTTCAAGCTTCCCTGGCCCAAGCGCGATCTCTCGCGCGCGATCCGCCATGGCGAGGCCGCGGTCGCCAGCGATCCGCTCAACGCGCGCTCACGCTACTACCTGGCCGAAGCCCTCTGGGATCACCATCGCCAAAATCGCGCACGTGAGCAGCTCGGCATCGCGCTCGTCCTCAAGCCAGGCGAAGACTTCGATCCCATCGATGGAAGGTTCATTCAGGAAAAATGCGCGATACTCGCGCGGGAGTGGCACGTCCGCTACTAGGCGGCAGTTCTATTTCTGGAGTTCCCTGCGCTCGCAGGAGGTCTTCATCCCCAGCGCGCAGGCAGTCTGGAATGCCTCGATTGCCTGTTTCATCTCGCCGCGATTTTTGTAGACATCACCCAGCGTGTCGTAGGCGTTGGGGTCGCCCGGCGCGAGCTTGACCTGAAACTGGGCGGCGCCCAGGGCGGCATCGAGCTGTTCAAGCCCGATGTAGGCATAGGCCATCTCGTTGTAGACCACCGGGTAGATTGCGAACTGGTTGATCGCCTGCTCGAAGTAGGCGATCGATTCGGCGTTGGCGTCGGCGAACCAGAGCAGCGAAGAGCCCGCAAAACGGTAGCCACTGGGAAAGAGCGGAAAGGCACTGAGCGCGCCGTCGAAACAGGCCTTCGCCTTGGTTACATCACGGTCCTGCTGGAGCGCGCCGCGGCAGGCCACCAGCGCCCGGCGGGCAGGCTCGAAGCTCGGGATGCGGTCGAGCGCGTTGCGGTAGGCACGAAGTTGCGCGAGCTGCTCCGAGCGTTTGAGATTGCCAAGCGCCGCGGCGTAGTCGTCGAAGAGCATGGTCAGCCACTCATTGGGAAAGCCGAGGACCATCTCCAGCCCCAGCAGGTAGCGATCCCAGCCCTCCACCGCGCGGGCGTCGTCGCCGCGCTGGAAAGCGGCGTCGGCCAGCAACGACCTCACCAACGCATAGTTGGTGTGGGTATTGCCAAAGGTCTTCTGCACCAGCGGAAGCGCCTCTTCAAGGGCGGCGGCGGCTTCCTGGGTCATGTGGGCACTCAGATAAAACGAGCCGGACTCGATCAGCCCGACGATGAGCTGCTTCTCATCCCAGCCGCGCCGCACTTCGATGGAGTCGGCGTAGATATCCGCCGCTTCCTTGTCGCGCCCGAGCTTGTGCAGGACCCGGCCTGCAGCGCTCAGCGAGTAGAGCAGTGTGTCGCTCTTTTGGTTTTCGCTTGCATTGAAGGCGCGCGTGACCTCCAGCCCCTGCAGGTAGCACTCCAGCGCCGTATCCAGATCGCCCTCGCCCTCGGCGCGTTGGGCTTCGTACCAGAGCTTGCCCCAGTGAAGCAGGTCTCCCTCCTCGAAGTCGGGCACCACATCGAGCCACGCAATCGCCGGCGCTTCCTCGTAGGTCGGCACGCCCGGCTTGAAGCTCAGGCGCTCGACGGTATCGGGGAACTTCGCGGCGAATTCCTCGTAGTAGCCGCGCACTTCTCCCACCGCGGCCGGGTCCATGGCAAAGAGCCGTTCCACACTCCACACCGCGCGGGCAAAGACCTGATTGGCTTCGTCGTAGCGTTTGTGTTCCGTGTAGTAGCGGGCCAGCTCCAGCAGCGCGCTGCTGAAATAGCTGGCAAAGGTCTGCCCGCCCGCCTGCTGCACCGGCTGTTCGAGGTAATAACCATTGATCCGTCGCACCAGCGACTGCGAGAGCAGCACGGCGCGTTTGAGGATCTGTTCCTGTTCTTCCGGCCTGCCCCGCTCCCCAAGAAGCGTTGCATACTCAAAGAGCGTGGGAAGGCGCTGGTAGGAGGTTTCCTCGGGAACGGGAGATTCCTCCCACAGCTTCAGCAGCTCCCGGTAGCGCTCTTCGGCAGCTTCGAGCTTGTCCTGCTTGCTGAGCGCGAAGGCCAGCGACTCAACGAATCCGGGCAGGAACTGGAGGCGCGCGTAGGCGTTTTCAGTCGGCAGCAGACCGATGGCCTCCAGCGAGAGGGCCTCGGCGAGGGGGTAGTTCTCCGCCTCCAACGCGGCGTCGAGTTTGCCCTGCAGCGTTTCGATTTCGTCTTCCCAGGGCTCGGGCCCCGCCGGTTCGGCGGGCGCGCTCTCGGCGGCCTCGGCGGGTGCATCGGGCGCATCCGCCTTCTGCGCGCACCCGCCTACACCGGCGATCAATAAGATCGCCAGCAGCAGACGCACCAACGGGGCAAGAGCGCGGAACATCGTCTTAGTTCGAGAGCCCTGGAATGAATTTCAACAGGCCCGGCATTCCGGTGGCAAGCTGACGGATGATCTGGATGAGGTCGAAGTAATCGCGCCAGGCGGTGATCTTGCCGTTCTGAATCTCGAAAGTACCCATCACCGGCAGCTCGACGTAGATCCCGGCGACAACCATGGAATCGATGCGCTCGGTGAGCACGGCGTTTCCTCCGGCGGCGACGTTCACATTGACCGCGCGGAAATCACGGGTCCACTTCATCGCGTTTTCGAGGGTCGCCTGGATGCGCTTCCTACCGCGAATCGGGGGCAGCGGAATGTTGTGATAGACGGCATTTTCCGAGAGCATTGCGCAGGCGCCGGCAACATCATTCTTCTCGCACGCGCGCAGGAATGCGCGGACGATGGCAATATTTTCCTCGCCCGTTGCGAGCGGGGCCGCCTTCTTTGCGGCCTTCTTCACCGCTTTTTTGGCTGTTTTCGCAGTAGCCTTTTTGGCGACTTTCTTCGCGGTTTTCTTTGCAGTCTTCTTCGTCTTTTGGTTGGTCTTCTTGGCAGTGGCCATGAGAGTCTCTCCCTGCGGGATTCGCGCTGGCTAGGGCCCCGGCCCTTGCGGGCAGCGGCGCTGGCGCGACACTAGCCGATCATTCACGCCGACGCGAGGGCCACCTCTCCGTCGGGGCATGGGGCACCCCGGCGTGCGCTGGCATATTCGCGTCGGGGCGCTATAACCCTCCACACGTCCCAAGCCGGACGCCCGCCGGCCCGCCCGAGTGCGGGGCCGAGCCCAGCTCCCGGAGCCCAAGGTTCATGGCAGTCATCAAACAAGACGATCTCATCGAAAGCGTCGCCCGCGCCCTCCAGTTCATTTCCTACTATCACCCGACCGACTTCATCGAAGCCGTCAAGGAAGCCTACGAGCGCGAGGAGTCCGAGGCGGCCAGGAACGCCATGGCACAGATCCTGGTCAACTCCCGCATGTCGGCCATGGGCCACCGCCCCATCTGCCAGGACACGGGCATCGTTGCCTGCTTCGTCAAGATTGGCATGGACGCGAAGTTCGATTCGAGCCTGACCGTGCAGGAAATGGTCGATGAGGGCGTGCGGCGCGCCTACAAGGATGAGATGAATCCCCTGCGCTTTTCCATCGTGAGCGATCCGGCCGGCGCGCGCATCAATACCAAGGACAACTCGCCCGCCGTCGTGCACATCGAGATGGTGCCCGGCGACAAGGTGGACGTGACGCTGGCCGCCAAGGGAGGCGGCTCGGAAAACAAGAGCAAGTTCACCGTGCTCAATCCCAACCAGAGCGTGGCCGACTGGGTCATCGAGATGCTGCCCAAGATGGGCGCCGGCTGGTGCCCGCCGGGAATGCTCGGCATCGGCATCGGCGGCACCGCCGACAAGGCGATGGTGATGGCCAAAGAATCCCTCATGGAGCCCGTCGACATTCACGAGCTCAAGGAGCGCGGTGCCAAAACGACGGCAGAGAAGCTGCGCCTGGAAATCTACGAGCGCGCCAACGCGCTGGGTATCGGCGCGCAGGGCCTTGGCGGCCTGACTACGGTGCTCGACGTCAAGATCATGGAATACCCGACCCACGCGGCTTCACTGCCCGTGGCGCTTATTCCCAACTGCGCGGCTACCCGTCACATCCACTTCCAGCTCGATGGCAGCGGCGCGGCGGAGTTCACGCCCCCCGATCTGTCCATCTGGCCGGATCTTGGAGAGGGATTCAGCACCGGTGCCAAGCGCGTGAACATCGACGGCATCAGCGACGAAGAGATGCGCAGCTGGAAGGCGGGCGACACCCTGCTCATTTCCGGCAAGATGCTCACCGGCCGCGACGCCGCGCACAAGCGCCTCAAGGGACTGCTCGACAAGGGCGAGCCCCTTCCCGAAGGCGTCGATTTCCGCGGGCGCTTCATCTACTACGTGG
This region of Chrysiogenia bacterium genomic DNA includes:
- a CDS encoding nuclear transport factor 2 family protein yields the protein MATAKKTNQKTKKTAKKTAKKVAKKATAKTAKKAVKKAAKKAAPLATGEENIAIVRAFLRACEKNDVAGACAMLSENAVYHNIPLPPIRGRKRIQATLENAMKWTRDFRAVNVNVAAGGNAVLTERIDSMVVAGIYVELPVMGTFEIQNGKITAWRDYFDLIQIIRQLATGMPGLLKFIPGLSN
- a CDS encoding fumarate hydratase produces the protein MAVIKQDDLIESVARALQFISYYHPTDFIEAVKEAYEREESEAARNAMAQILVNSRMSAMGHRPICQDTGIVACFVKIGMDAKFDSSLTVQEMVDEGVRRAYKDEMNPLRFSIVSDPAGARINTKDNSPAVVHIEMVPGDKVDVTLAAKGGGSENKSKFTVLNPNQSVADWVIEMLPKMGAGWCPPGMLGIGIGGTADKAMVMAKESLMEPVDIHELKERGAKTTAEKLRLEIYERANALGIGAQGLGGLTTVLDVKIMEYPTHAASLPVALIPNCAATRHIHFQLDGSGAAEFTPPDLSIWPDLGEGFSTGAKRVNIDGISDEEMRSWKAGDTLLISGKMLTGRDAAHKRLKGLLDKGEPLPEGVDFRGRFIYYVGPVRAVGDEAVGPAGPTTATRMDSYTDMMLDKTGLMGMIGKAERGPETVESIRKHKSCYLIAVGGAAYLVSKAIRSSRLVAFEDLGMEAIYEFEVQDMPVTVAVDSEGNSVHVTGPQMWQKKIAEGAGK